GCCTCTCAAGGGTGGTTTTTATCTTTGACTCTCCCAGGCATTTCTATAGAGTAGGAATACAAAAAGGAGGAAGACTGTACTGACCAGAAACAATCCTAGCTCACTGTCTAAAGAGATAAGATACATCTACACATGAATGGTCATGATAAGTTCTATTTGTTAAAGGCAGAATCTGAGCATTCTTTGATCAATTCAGATGAATGACAAAGGCTTCCCTTGAACTGACCAGGATGTTAAGGTTTCAACGGAAATTGAACTAAATTACCttaaattgaaattaaattacCTACCTTTAGTCTAGTAGTAATTTAAACTACTTTTAGTCTAGTAGTAACTAGCAAGTTAGTAATTAGTATAGTGCTCTACCCCAAAATCAGTATATGCTAACTCCCTGCTCACCTTTACTTAAACCTGATCTGCCAAAGGGGACACACAGGGCGTGAAAATAATTACTAATATGTATTGAGGGTTTATTCTATGCCAAATTGGTACTTTACGTAATCTCATTTAATTTCACAACCTGGTTGAGGTGTTATTGCCAAGGAAAGCTCGAATGAAGTAAGGCCTGCTGGACTCCAAAGTCCGTGTATCTAACCAGCCTTAGATACTGCCTTTGAGACACAAATAAGAAGTAAGTAAGAAAACACGTTAAACTCTAATACTATGCTACAATTATAAACCATTATCTCCTTTAAGCGTAATTCCTGGAGTTAAAACAGATGAGGTCATTTTAAGACGCGGGTTATTCATTGCTTGGAAATGGAAAATTTGGTTTGGGTCGCTCCAGCCAGGAAACAACTGAACCTCCCTACCCCCTTCTTCAAGCTTAAAACTGGGACAATCCCTGCCTCAAGTGTTGATTTACTAAAGGTGGTTGTATAAATGACAGTAAGCTTTCAATAGATGATAGTCTTTTCAGGCAGAAGGGGCTTGGGAATGCAGAACTCGAGCCGGCATTTACAAGACAAGCCGCCAGGGCCTCCCGCCCCGTGGAGTCTCTCCTGCAGCCAGCTGGGTGCAGCGGCTACCTCGGCTGGCCGTTGGCGTTTTCCCGcgcagggggcggggcggagcgCGAGCCCGGGAACGTGTTAGCAGAACCCCACGCCGGGTCGGGACTACATCTCCTAGCGGAAGCCACGCTCAGGCACCTGGCAGGCGGCCGCCGACTGGTAAAAGTCTCAGACGCTAGCCCTGTTTGCTTTCCCTCTCAGCTTTTCCACGGCTGAAGTCACAGATGCACCGTCTATGAACCCACGAGGGAAAGGATGTGGTGGTGGGTGCCTTTGCTGTGCAGCAGGTTGGGAGTCGTAGTCTTCGCAAAACGTTTGGGAGGCTTGGGTTGCCCTGAGTGGTTGGACTACATCACATGATGAGGAGAAGGCGGCCGCAGGGGAGTGACCTGTGGTTCCTTGTGAGGTCATCACAGCGCGCCAGCGAGCTACACTTGTCGGCGTCCTGGAGGCGGTGGGTAGTACGTTCCTTATAACTCCGAGTAGAAGTTCCAGAAACTTGTTTGCGCCGTCCGCGTGCCTCCCCACGCCATGGCGCTGTTGGCCTCGCCCGGTGGGCGTGGTGGCGGCGGTGGGGTGGCTGGAGGAAGCGACGCGCTCCGTGGGCGGGCTCAAGAGCCGCGCGCCAGAGACGTGTGGTGGCTCCTCCTTCGCCGTGACGCCGAGGTCACGTGACGGGCCCGGCCgcctctgccgccgccgccgctttgTAAGAGGCACATTGGCAGGTaacgagcggcggcggcggcggcgggtccCGAGTCCAGCGAGAGCAGCAGCGGTAATTGGcaccctttctctccttccccgtTCCAAGTCCCTGAGCGCTGCAGCTTGCGCTTTGTATTCCTGGGTTCAGCTCTTCTTTCTTCCAGCCCCCTTCATACTGCCCCAGCGCCCACCCGTGAGGTCGGGCCGAGCTTCCCTCACCGGCTTCTAGCGTCCTCAGTTTGCCCAGGCCTGGGTGCCGACCTTCCTCTTCCCCATGGGTTGTCCTGTGCTCCTTCCTGCCTACGCTGAATCTAGTCGGCcgggccccacccagccccagggggcgccttcccctccccccttcgGGTTTCTGCCCTGGAGGGTGTGGTTTTCTTTCCCACCGTTGTCCCTCCCTGCCTGTCCGCTCCAGCACCCGCGCCACGCTGTCGCTGACCACCTTTCCGCCTCCACGCCTGTCGCTAGCTAGTCCTGGGACTGGACGTCTTAGAGCCCAACTTCTGCGCTCTCTTTCCCGACTACCCGGAGGCACAGTTCAGTTCTACTTCTTTTCGTTCGGGAAGCCTTTGGTGTCAGACACTTGGGACTCAGTTTTTCTCCTCAGTCCCGGTTCCTGTAGTCTGGCTGTGTCACAGTTCTTTAGTGTAGGTTTGAGAAACTAAGGAGCTCAGTTTCATAATACtattcaaaatgttattttttcattGGTGCATTGCATCTTAATTTACTTTGCCGCTGAATCACTTTCCCACTTGGCTTTTCCATCTTTTCCCTTGGGTTTTCCATCTAATTAGTTGTCCAGGCATCTTAAGTGCCACCACTGGTCTCCACTTGTATTCCATCATCATTCCTGTTATTTCTTGTTTGACGTAATCCTGTAGTTTACTACCACCTCTGTTGGATATTGTTTATGCTTGTATCCAAGGTATCTCTACCATTATTTAGGCTTACTGTCTTTCTTCAGCACATTTGTGTCCTAACAACTGAGAGCTTTTTAAGGTCTCCATAAGGTACTCAAAGATAATCTTTTATTTGAAAGGCATATAACTCACTTTGTGGGTGAACCcagtcattttatattttctctttgattatGATAGTACTTTTTAAGCCAGGGGGTATGTGAGTAGTTAGTGTGTTCGTCAATTTTCACCATGAATTTGTACATTCCTAATTTTTTAGTGTCAGTTTGTCTAGTAAAAGTGGAAGGAAGGTGAATATAATACCTAAGCTCTCCTATGTAATAGAGATTGGGTGACCCTGTTGAGAttggtgtctgtctgtctcacgAAAGGGAATAAATTCCACTCTCTGAAGATGGTAGGAACTCCCAGTCCGCTAGCATCTTTTCCCCTTCTTCAGAGCCCCTGGGCTAGGGCTCTCCTCCCAGTGCTGTGAAGCTTTAGGGTGAAGTGATTAGTTTGCCCCACACTA
This portion of the Vicugna pacos chromosome 4, VicPac4, whole genome shotgun sequence genome encodes:
- the LOC140696227 gene encoding uncharacterized protein; its protein translation is MLADWEFLPSSESGIYSLSRERERRSWALRRPVPGLASDRRGGGKVVSDSVARVLERTGREGQRWERKPHPPGQKPEGGRGRRPLGLGGARPTRFSVGRKEHRTTHGEEEGRHPGLGKLRTLEAGEGSSARPHGRERVPITAAALAGLGTRRRRRRSLPANVPLTKRRRRQRRPGPSRDLGVTAKEEPPHVSGARLLSPPTERVASSSHPTAATTPTGRGQQRHGVGRHADGANKFLELLLGVIRNVLPTASRTPTSVARWRAVMTSQGTTGHSPAAAFSSSCDVVQPLRATQASQTFCEDYDSQPAAQQRHPPPHPFPRGFIDGASVTSAVEKLRGKANRASV